From the genome of Tindallia californiensis, one region includes:
- a CDS encoding PAS domain-containing protein, with protein sequence MEWGFESCDNLPLRSFSSNVEQILGYSPEELLHPGFSYSELVHPDDLEGVIEKIKHNVENKIDSYEESYRLKTKIGQYIWVYEFTIFVRNEEGNPTTIRSYMYDQSEQKKTEEALRIAEARLEKTAYELTENIPVGTCTMVQPAHGGMAKFEFMSRRFLELTGLTREEAASDPLKAFACVHPDDFDDWVALNVRTFQEKTSFFAETRLVVNGETRWVTAESIPRRFPDGTTVWEGVLADITDRKRAKEALSESVRRFNDLVAHVSVGVYVFWIRADGCDEFECVSDGWCKMNQIRREDVLANPAIAFDIIHPEDLERFKALNKECVREQKQFSWEGRIIIGDDVSFALIESTPVFLTMAIVDGLVYSKTLPRGRGTKRN encoded by the coding sequence ATGGAATGGGGTTTTGAATCTTGCGATAACCTACCTTTAAGGAGTTTTTCATCCAATGTTGAGCAGATTCTTGGATATAGTCCTGAAGAGTTGTTGCACCCTGGCTTTTCTTATAGCGAACTTGTTCATCCTGATGATTTGGAGGGTGTAATTGAAAAAATTAAGCATAATGTTGAAAATAAAATTGATTCATATGAAGAGTCCTACAGGTTAAAGACTAAAATTGGTCAGTACATATGGGTTTATGAGTTTACAATATTTGTTCGAAATGAAGAAGGTAACCCAACTACTATTCGTAGCTATATGTATGATCAGAGTGAACAAAAAAAGACAGAAGAGGCACTTCGAATAGCCGAGGCAAGGCTTGAGAAAACGGCTTACGAACTGACTGAGAATATCCCAGTTGGAACATGCACAATGGTGCAGCCTGCCCATGGAGGAATGGCTAAATTCGAATTCATGAGCCGTCGTTTTCTGGAGTTGACGGGATTGACCCGAGAGGAGGCGGCTTCAGATCCATTGAAAGCCTTCGCTTGCGTCCACCCAGATGACTTCGATGATTGGGTAGCACTAAATGTCCGGACTTTTCAAGAGAAAACCTCGTTTTTCGCTGAGACGAGATTGGTTGTAAATGGTGAAACCCGATGGGTAACTGCTGAATCCATTCCACGCAGATTTCCAGATGGTACTACTGTCTGGGAAGGCGTATTGGCCGACATTACTGACAGGAAGCGTGCCAAGGAAGCATTAAGCGAAAGTGTCAGACGCTTCAACGATTTGGTTGCACATGTGTCTGTGGGGGTTTATGTTTTTTGGATCCGGGCTGATGGGTGTGATGAATTTGAGTGTGTCAGTGACGGGTGGTGTAAGATGAATCAAATCCGACGTGAAGATGTGCTGGCTAATCCTGCGATTGCTTTTGATATAATACATCCCGAAGACCTAGAGAGATTTAAGGCACTTAATAAAGAGTGTGTTCGTGAACAAAAACAGTTTTCTTGGGAAGGTAGGATAATCATCGGTGACGATGTAAGCTTTGCGCTGATTGAATCTACCCCTGTTTTTTTGACAATGGCGATAGTCGATGGTTTGGTATACAGCAAGACATTACCGAGAGGAAGAGGAACCAAGAGAAATTAA
- a CDS encoding PAS domain-containing protein: MGRCIGVRKKPVTHLIDLPYGSWQIGALPTAGWSSYSVLSASLMRIYLIVALAILAFTAVIIFLIDKIKKTEHESIILARSLGVFLKQTSDFVYYKDSNSRFIFCSQTLADITNHEHWRDMIGKHDFEVFPHDTATIYNEEEKPVFNEGKPLLNKVNPYYLASSEIGYVQTNKWPIFDDNNKVSGIFGISRDITELKNATEDWKRNEIFLPRVLCLQWNGVLNLAITYL, encoded by the coding sequence TTGGGGAGATGCATCGGTGTTCGAAAAAAACCCGTTACTCACTTGATAGATCTTCCCTATGGCAGCTGGCAAATTGGCGCATTACCCACTGCAGGTTGGAGCTCATACTCAGTGCTTTCTGCCTCTCTTATGAGGATCTATTTAATTGTTGCCCTTGCTATACTTGCTTTTACTGCGGTAATAATTTTTTTAATAGATAAAATTAAGAAAACGGAGCATGAAAGTATCATTTTAGCCCGTAGCCTCGGAGTTTTTTTGAAACAAACAAGTGATTTTGTTTACTATAAAGATAGTAATAGCAGATTCATCTTTTGCAGTCAAACTCTAGCGGATATTACTAATCATGAGCATTGGAGGGATATGATTGGAAAGCATGATTTTGAAGTGTTTCCTCATGATACCGCTACAATTTATAATGAAGAAGAAAAACCTGTTTTTAATGAAGGGAAACCACTTCTCAACAAGGTTAATCCATATTATTTAGCAAGTAGCGAAATAGGATATGTTCAGACAAACAAATGGCCTATTTTTGACGATAACAATAAGGTGAGCGGTATCTTTGGTATTAGCAGAGATATTACCGAGCTGAAGAATGCTACAGAGGACTGGAAAAGGAACGAAATATTTTTGCCGAGGGTCCTGTGTTTACAATGGAATGGGGTTTTGAATCTTGCGATAACCTACCTTTAA
- a CDS encoding helix-turn-helix domain-containing protein, translating to MTTADMIKQLCEQMNISVSELARRIGQTPQNFSKKLKRETVTLDELKAIANTLDIKFVQAFILPDGDEIKTGNE from the coding sequence ATGACTACGGCCGATATGATCAAACAACTTTGCGAACAAATGAATATAAGCGTTTCTGAACTTGCTAGACGTATTGGTCAGACTCCACAGAACTTTAGCAAAAAGTTAAAACGCGAAACTGTAACCTTAGATGAATTGAAAGCTATAGCAAATACATTGGATATTAAGTTTGTGCAAGCATTTATATTGCCTGACGGCGATGAAATAAAGACGGGTAATGAGTAA